The Pseudobythopirellula maris genome has a window encoding:
- a CDS encoding flagellar basal body rod protein FlgB, with the protein MQLPSHRQSGVRRVIAVAPLEQRESGVINQMFDRSAIPVLEQVVNFSQARHGVLAGNIANLDTPGYKTRDLSPEKFQESLRQAVDGRHARSSASRSAMLQGAELTVAGPPRADLDDFSGVRESIRSIEYHDRSDISLEQQIAEITKNQSQHNLAINLMSAQFRLLRAAISESPNV; encoded by the coding sequence TTGCAATTACCAAGCCACCGACAATCGGGCGTCCGCCGCGTGATAGCGGTGGCGCCCTTAGAGCAACGGGAGAGCGGCGTGATCAATCAGATGTTCGACCGCTCGGCGATCCCCGTACTCGAACAGGTGGTGAACTTCTCGCAGGCGCGCCACGGCGTGCTCGCGGGCAATATTGCGAACCTTGACACCCCCGGATATAAGACCCGCGACCTTTCGCCGGAGAAGTTCCAAGAGAGTCTGCGTCAGGCGGTCGACGGACGCCACGCCCGCTCGTCGGCCAGCCGCTCCGCGATGTTGCAAGGCGCCGAGCTGACGGTGGCCGGGCCGCCGCGGGCGGACCTCGACGATTTCTCCGGCGTGCGTGAGTCCATCCGAAGCATCGAGTACCACGACCGCAGCGACATCAGCCTCGAGCAACAGATCGCTGAGATCACCAAGAACCAATCGCAACACAACCTCGCCATCAACTTGATGTCCGCCCAGTTCCGCTTGCTACGCGCCGCGATCAGCGAATCGCCCAATGTTTGA
- a CDS encoding sigma-54-dependent transcriptional regulator: MTLNLHHPLNDHPTPHGSVLVVDDHASARNSVADVLRCVGYHADACASGAEALRALAVGSYQVVVTDLQMPGMSGLELIREIERLRLGVQVLMVTAHASVTTAVEAMRHGAFDYLEKPFDATQLEDAVGRAMDRASISGAGENASLSPMMIGESRVMRSLRERLRRIAASDETVLICGESGVGKELIAQSIHAASRRATGPMVSLNCPVLSRELTESELFGHRRGAFTGADADRVGRFESAEGGSLLLDEITEIDMGLQAKLLRVLQERTFERVGSSESQRVDVRVMATTNRDLTEEIAAGRFREDLYYRLAVVPLVAPPLREREGDVSLLADHFLSQAAERLGRPAIGLADDARTMLEQYQWPGNVRELHNLVTRACVLAEGDEITAALVRPWLHAGSLPQEQADAGDALPVGMSLAEIERRMILATLEKFDGHRAKAAEALGIGVRTLSGKLRTYGVAPREKDFSRAA; this comes from the coding sequence TTGACCCTCAATCTCCACCACCCCCTGAACGATCACCCCACGCCCCACGGCTCGGTCCTGGTGGTCGACGATCACGCGTCGGCCCGCAACTCGGTCGCCGATGTGCTGCGCTGCGTCGGCTACCACGCCGACGCCTGCGCCAGCGGCGCCGAGGCGCTGCGCGCCTTGGCCGTCGGGTCCTACCAGGTGGTTGTGACCGACCTGCAGATGCCGGGCATGAGCGGGCTGGAGCTGATCCGTGAGATCGAGCGTCTCCGTCTGGGCGTGCAGGTGCTGATGGTCACGGCCCACGCCAGTGTGACGACCGCGGTCGAGGCGATGCGGCACGGCGCGTTCGACTACCTCGAGAAGCCGTTCGACGCCACGCAACTCGAAGACGCCGTCGGCCGGGCGATGGACCGCGCGTCGATCAGCGGCGCCGGCGAGAACGCGTCGCTATCACCGATGATGATTGGCGAGAGCCGCGTCATGCGATCGCTCCGCGAGCGGCTGCGTCGGATCGCGGCAAGCGACGAAACGGTGCTCATCTGTGGCGAGAGCGGCGTCGGCAAGGAGCTCATCGCCCAATCGATCCACGCCGCCAGCCGCCGCGCGACCGGCCCGATGGTGAGCCTCAACTGCCCGGTGCTGTCGCGTGAGCTGACCGAGAGCGAGCTGTTCGGCCACCGCCGCGGCGCCTTCACCGGCGCCGACGCCGACCGCGTTGGCCGCTTCGAGTCGGCCGAAGGGGGCTCGCTGCTGCTGGACGAGATCACCGAGATCGACATGGGCCTGCAGGCCAAGCTGCTGCGGGTGCTGCAGGAGCGCACGTTCGAACGCGTCGGTTCGAGCGAATCGCAACGCGTCGACGTCCGCGTGATGGCGACCACCAACCGCGACCTGACCGAAGAGATCGCCGCGGGCCGGTTTCGTGAAGACCTTTATTACCGATTGGCTGTCGTGCCGCTCGTCGCCCCGCCGCTCCGTGAGCGTGAAGGGGATGTCTCGCTGCTAGCGGACCACTTCTTGTCGCAGGCGGCCGAGCGGCTCGGCCGGCCGGCGATCGGCTTGGCCGACGACGCCCGCACGATGCTCGAGCAGTACCAATGGCCCGGCAACGTGCGTGAGCTGCACAACCTCGTGACCCGCGCTTGCGTGCTGGCCGAGGGAGACGAGATCACCGCCGCGCTGGTGCGTCCTTGGCTGCACGCCGGCTCGCTGCCGCAAGAACAAGCCGACGCGGGAGACGCCCTGCCCGTGGGCATGAGCCTCGCCGAGATCGAGCGCCGCATGATCCTCGCCACCCTAGAGAAGTTCGACGGCCACCGGGCCAAAGCGGCCGAGGCGCTCGGAATCGGCGTGCGGACCCTCAGCGGCAAACTGCGAACCTACGGCGTGGCGCCGCGTGAGAAAGACTTCTCGCGGGCCGCCTGA
- a CDS encoding sensor histidine kinase: MSLPQQAPPPDDRPSPPAADEPALSLYVGEEPEEDAAEESASLDNADMSTLLEAWGAATARLEQTHDLLRSEVARLSNELEAKNRELRRKNRLADLGQMASHVAHEVRNNLVPVSLYMSLMRRRLEGDRGSLEVLSKIEAGFTALDATVNDLLSFTAHRQPQWGGFLVCTLVEEVCASLAPQFEAQGVEVDVDVPPNTTLMADREQIRRALLNLVLNALDVMPTGGELVVTSFDGPRGFELEVADSGPGITDEQKKRLFEPFFTTKETGTGLGLSVVMHVAEAHGGTVTATNCPQGGAAFTVRIPPRRAMGAAA, translated from the coding sequence ATGTCCCTCCCCCAGCAAGCCCCACCTCCCGACGATCGGCCCTCGCCGCCCGCAGCCGATGAGCCGGCGTTGTCGCTCTACGTGGGCGAAGAGCCGGAGGAGGACGCTGCGGAGGAGTCGGCCTCGCTCGACAACGCCGACATGTCGACGCTGCTCGAGGCGTGGGGCGCCGCCACGGCCCGGCTCGAGCAAACACACGACCTCTTGCGCAGCGAGGTCGCGCGGCTGAGCAACGAGCTCGAAGCGAAGAACCGCGAGTTGCGTCGCAAGAACCGTCTGGCCGACCTCGGGCAGATGGCCTCGCACGTCGCCCACGAAGTGCGCAACAACCTGGTACCAGTTTCCCTTTACATGAGCCTGATGCGTCGCCGCCTTGAGGGCGACCGCGGCAGTCTCGAGGTCCTCTCCAAGATCGAGGCAGGGTTCACCGCCCTGGACGCCACCGTGAACGATCTCCTGAGCTTCACCGCCCACCGACAACCGCAGTGGGGAGGGTTCCTGGTCTGCACGCTCGTCGAAGAGGTGTGCGCGTCGCTGGCGCCGCAGTTCGAAGCGCAGGGCGTCGAGGTGGACGTCGACGTGCCGCCCAACACCACGCTGATGGCCGATCGCGAGCAGATCCGGCGGGCGTTGCTGAACTTAGTGCTCAACGCTCTCGACGTGATGCCGACCGGCGGCGAGCTGGTGGTCACCTCTTTCGACGGCCCGCGCGGCTTCGAGCTCGAGGTGGCCGACAGCGGTCCCGGGATCACCGACGAGCAGAAAAAACGGCTGTTCGAGCCGTTCTTCACGACCAAGGAGACCGGCACGGGGCTCGGCCTGTCGGTGGTGATGCACGTCGCCGAGGCGCACGGCGGCACGGTCACCGCCACGAACTGCCCGCAGGGCGGCGCCGCCTTCACGGTCCGCATCCCCCCCCGCCGCGCGATGGGAGCCGCCGCTTGA
- a CDS encoding flagellar export chaperone FlgN, with protein MQPFAPTDRSTERLAAHVRDKRALLEQLLEVGRRQAELVASGDVATLLKLVGAKQRLIEALRRTEEGLALYRNDDPEQRVWASPEARAQCAAESALATRLLGQVVALEREHEQAMVARRDAVGAQLQQATTGSRATEAYRPHIRPSAGKPIASPTPRAFVDNAAPPVGGLDLSTGS; from the coding sequence ATGCAACCCTTCGCCCCCACCGACCGGTCGACCGAGCGCCTCGCGGCGCACGTGCGCGACAAGCGCGCGCTGCTCGAGCAACTGCTCGAGGTGGGCCGTCGGCAGGCGGAGCTGGTCGCTTCGGGCGACGTGGCGACGCTGCTGAAGCTCGTCGGCGCCAAGCAGCGGCTGATCGAGGCCTTGCGGCGAACCGAGGAGGGACTCGCCCTCTACCGCAACGACGACCCCGAGCAACGCGTCTGGGCGTCGCCCGAGGCCCGCGCCCAGTGCGCGGCCGAATCGGCCCTGGCCACGCGTTTGCTGGGGCAAGTGGTCGCGCTCGAGCGCGAGCACGAACAGGCGATGGTCGCCCGCCGCGACGCGGTCGGCGCCCAGCTGCAACAGGCCACGACGGGTAGCCGAGCGACCGAGGCGTACCGCCCCCACATCCGACCCTCGGCCGGCAAGCCGATAGCAAGCCCCACGCCGCGGGCGTTCGTCGACAACGCAGCGCCCCCCGTGGGCGGGCTCGATCTTTCGACCGGCAGCTGA
- a CDS encoding tetratricopeptide repeat protein yields the protein MDAPDENPDAAPEKLGLFARFREWTQQSLLRKLLVGAGFLAMIGFTIGAWMLLVELAVQPAPSTVDLALAALDDGDNELAEVIVKRITATTELTPDEFGGPLYVMGVLKYREADRRGSPDRRRNDFFIASRYLSEAREVGFPETREAEGLFLLGASMIESWQLKRGIEVLLEALEINPRGASQLRIMLAEAYCHLPTPDYAAAIVHLDRELQDTAMTAESRAKALLLHAESLAHVGRFDEAVASIEADGAAQAPAKQRLVEAKIRLAQAANAAVPGGPSPLTQLLDEADSKLNEAIDLDRFSGEITRQAEYLKGQVFQLRGEQQLALEAYASFRRNRGASAEASAAAIAEGDLLRSMGEHEDAFAAYRRVLTNIVEPKQYRSGVLPLSELRTRILAAHAAYVSENDFEHALGVADHMSPLFTTIRQLEMRAQTLEAWGRHLVAEGSIVGATDKLMRFDGRRKLRQAGVIYEELSKRRFSTTHYPQDLWNAAEAYYGGQGFSQAIRVIKEYLKDEPQRLNALALLRLGQSQLSRGSTRRAIQTFEECLEFHASDATSYQARLECARAFLELGETDQGEALLNENLLGTSMTPSSPEWRDSQFELGRLLVHEERHDEAINTLSEWVTRYPDDLRRRLARYLMAESYRHAAAEPLRRSVEAGAVNEQERERVKASALLERSLVEYEIVQREITLDKDANDHDRAMLRNCYMLRGSVLFDLQRYHEAIEAYSALSTLYQNDPFILETLLQISNCWRRLKELTNARGAIEQAKGILERLPPETDFATSTNLTRNDWRQLLERMSVY from the coding sequence ATGGACGCGCCCGACGAAAATCCCGACGCCGCGCCCGAGAAGCTCGGCCTCTTCGCTCGTTTCCGCGAGTGGACGCAGCAGAGTCTGCTGCGCAAGCTTTTGGTTGGCGCCGGCTTCCTGGCCATGATCGGCTTCACGATCGGCGCGTGGATGCTGCTGGTCGAGCTCGCCGTTCAACCGGCCCCTTCGACGGTCGACCTGGCTCTCGCCGCCCTGGACGACGGCGACAACGAACTCGCCGAAGTGATCGTCAAGCGGATCACGGCAACCACCGAACTCACCCCCGACGAGTTTGGCGGCCCGCTCTACGTGATGGGCGTGCTCAAGTACCGCGAGGCGGACCGCCGCGGCTCGCCCGACCGGCGACGCAACGATTTCTTTATCGCCTCTCGCTACCTGAGCGAGGCGCGCGAAGTGGGGTTCCCCGAGACGCGTGAGGCCGAGGGCCTCTTCCTACTCGGCGCCAGCATGATCGAGAGCTGGCAGCTGAAGCGAGGCATCGAGGTGCTGCTCGAGGCGCTCGAGATCAACCCGCGCGGCGCCTCGCAACTGCGCATCATGCTGGCCGAGGCCTATTGCCACCTGCCCACGCCCGACTACGCGGCCGCCATCGTACACCTCGACCGCGAGCTCCAAGACACCGCCATGACGGCCGAGAGCCGGGCGAAGGCGCTATTGCTGCACGCCGAATCGCTCGCCCACGTGGGCCGGTTCGACGAGGCGGTCGCGTCGATCGAGGCCGACGGAGCGGCGCAGGCGCCGGCCAAGCAACGGCTGGTCGAGGCCAAGATCCGGCTCGCCCAGGCCGCCAACGCAGCCGTCCCGGGCGGTCCGTCCCCCCTCACCCAATTGCTCGACGAGGCCGATTCGAAACTCAACGAGGCGATCGACCTCGACAGGTTTTCTGGCGAGATCACTCGGCAGGCCGAGTACCTCAAAGGCCAGGTCTTTCAACTGCGAGGCGAGCAGCAGCTCGCGCTCGAAGCGTACGCTTCGTTCCGCCGCAACCGCGGCGCCTCGGCCGAGGCCTCGGCCGCGGCCATCGCCGAAGGTGACCTGCTGCGGAGCATGGGCGAACACGAGGACGCCTTCGCCGCTTACCGCCGGGTGCTGACAAACATTGTCGAGCCCAAGCAATACCGGAGCGGGGTGCTGCCGCTCAGCGAGCTGCGTACCCGCATCCTAGCGGCCCACGCCGCCTACGTGAGCGAGAACGATTTCGAGCACGCTCTCGGCGTGGCGGATCACATGTCGCCGCTGTTCACGACCATCCGGCAACTCGAGATGCGAGCCCAAACGCTCGAGGCATGGGGCCGACACCTGGTGGCCGAGGGGAGCATCGTGGGGGCGACGGACAAGCTCATGCGGTTCGATGGCCGCCGCAAACTACGCCAAGCGGGCGTGATCTATGAGGAGCTGTCGAAGCGACGGTTCTCCACGACACACTACCCCCAAGACTTGTGGAACGCCGCCGAAGCGTATTACGGCGGGCAAGGGTTCTCGCAGGCGATCCGCGTTATCAAGGAGTACCTCAAGGACGAGCCCCAACGGCTCAACGCGCTCGCGCTGCTGCGGCTGGGCCAGTCGCAGCTGTCGCGGGGCTCGACACGCCGGGCGATTCAGACCTTCGAGGAGTGCCTGGAGTTCCACGCCAGCGACGCGACCTCGTACCAGGCCCGCCTGGAGTGCGCCCGCGCATTCCTCGAACTGGGCGAGACCGATCAGGGCGAAGCGTTGCTCAACGAGAACCTGCTCGGCACGTCGATGACCCCCTCCAGCCCCGAATGGCGCGACTCGCAGTTCGAGCTCGGTCGGCTGCTCGTGCACGAAGAGCGGCACGACGAGGCGATCAACACGCTCAGCGAGTGGGTCACCCGCTACCCGGATGATCTCCGCCGCCGTTTGGCGCGTTACCTCATGGCCGAGTCGTACCGCCACGCCGCGGCCGAGCCCCTGCGTCGCTCGGTCGAGGCGGGCGCCGTCAACGAGCAGGAACGTGAACGGGTCAAGGCTTCGGCGTTGCTCGAGAGATCACTTGTCGAGTACGAGATCGTTCAGCGCGAGATCACGCTCGACAAGGACGCCAACGACCACGACCGGGCGATGCTGAGGAACTGCTACATGCTGCGGGGGTCCGTGCTGTTCGACCTGCAACGCTATCACGAGGCGATCGAGGCCTACTCGGCCCTCTCGACCCTCTACCAGAACGACCCGTTTATCCTCGAAACGCTGCTGCAAATCTCCAACTGCTGGCGCCGGCTCAAGGAATTGACGAACGCCCGCGGCGCCATCGAACAGGCCAAAGGCATCCTAGAGCGATTGCCCCCCGAAACGGATTTTGCTACGAGCACTAATCTGACACGCAACGACTGGCGGCAGTTGCTCGAACGGATGAGCGTTTACTAG
- a CDS encoding alpha/beta hydrolase, with product MIRQESLAVLSTMDDETLLRPTAHPEQWRSAFDACDEPRAPVAAFSPTGYEAGYAYPLVVWLHSSGASEEELATVLPHVSCRNHVGVAPRGVAPSSLGRGYAWRGDRDGYAAAEESVFTAIDSVKNRFHIHNNRVFVAGVGVGGTTAVRLALAHPDRFAGAATFGGPLPTGDRLLRRVNEARELPLLIAASRKSDAYPEGRVCEDLRLLHSAGCRVAVRQYPGDDDLTTAMLSDLDRWIMDHVCGVNATSANRTDA from the coding sequence ATGATTCGCCAAGAGTCGCTCGCCGTGTTGAGCACGATGGATGACGAAACGCTTCTGCGTCCCACGGCGCACCCCGAGCAATGGCGTTCGGCCTTTGATGCATGCGACGAGCCGCGGGCGCCGGTGGCGGCGTTCTCGCCGACCGGCTACGAAGCGGGCTACGCTTACCCATTGGTGGTCTGGCTGCACAGCAGCGGCGCCTCGGAAGAGGAACTCGCCACCGTGCTGCCGCACGTCAGCTGCCGCAACCACGTTGGCGTGGCGCCGCGCGGCGTGGCGCCCTCGAGCCTGGGCCGCGGCTACGCCTGGCGTGGCGATCGCGACGGCTACGCCGCCGCCGAGGAGTCTGTTTTCACGGCGATCGACTCGGTCAAGAACAGGTTCCACATCCACAACAACCGCGTGTTTGTTGCGGGAGTCGGCGTCGGCGGCACCACGGCGGTCCGTTTGGCGTTGGCCCACCCAGACCGCTTCGCCGGGGCGGCCACGTTCGGCGGCCCGCTGCCAACCGGCGACAGGCTGCTGCGTCGGGTGAACGAGGCCCGCGAGTTGCCGCTGCTGATCGCCGCAAGCCGCAAGAGCGACGCCTACCCCGAGGGACGCGTTTGCGAGGACCTGCGGCTGCTGCACTCGGCCGGCTGCCGCGTGGCGGTCCGCCAGTACCCGGGCGACGACGACCTGACGACTGCAATGCTGTCGGACCTCGATCGCTGGATCATGGACCACGTCTGCGGCGTCAACGCGACTAGTGCGAATCGCACGGATGCGTAG
- the mdh gene encoding malate dehydrogenase, with the protein MKRAKITIVGAGNVGATCAHWCAAAELGDIVLLDIPGEMADMPRGKALDLMESSPIFGFDSNIIGTNDYADTAGSDVVVITAGIPRKPGMSRDDLLATNAKIMGLVCEQVKATSPEAVVIVVSNPLDAMVQRALQVTGFPPARVIGQAGVLDTARYRSFLAMELGVSVEDVSALLMGGHGDTMVPLASCTSVGGIPVQQLVPQDRLDEIIDRARKGGAEIVGLLKTGSAYYAPAGATAQMVEAIIRDKKRLIPCAAYCDKEYGVGGFYVGVPVVLGTGGVEKIVEIDLNDSEKAAFQKSVDAVKELVETMATLV; encoded by the coding sequence ATGAAGCGAGCCAAGATCACGATCGTCGGCGCCGGCAATGTCGGCGCCACCTGCGCCCATTGGTGCGCCGCGGCCGAGTTGGGAGACATCGTGCTCTTGGACATCCCGGGCGAAATGGCCGACATGCCCCGCGGCAAGGCGCTCGACCTGATGGAGTCGTCGCCGATCTTCGGTTTCGACTCGAACATCATTGGCACCAACGACTACGCCGACACGGCCGGCAGCGACGTGGTGGTGATCACCGCCGGCATCCCCCGCAAGCCGGGCATGAGCCGCGATGATCTCTTGGCCACGAACGCCAAGATCATGGGCCTGGTTTGTGAGCAGGTCAAAGCGACCAGCCCCGAAGCCGTGGTGATCGTCGTGAGCAACCCGCTCGACGCGATGGTGCAGCGGGCCCTGCAGGTCACGGGTTTCCCCCCCGCACGGGTGATCGGCCAGGCCGGCGTGCTGGACACGGCCCGCTACCGCTCTTTCTTGGCGATGGAGCTCGGCGTGAGCGTCGAGGACGTGTCGGCCCTCCTGATGGGCGGCCACGGCGACACGATGGTGCCGCTGGCCAGCTGCACCTCGGTGGGCGGCATCCCCGTGCAACAGCTCGTGCCGCAAGACCGCTTGGACGAGATCATCGACCGCGCCCGCAAGGGCGGAGCCGAGATCGTCGGCCTGCTGAAGACCGGCAGCGCCTACTACGCCCCGGCCGGAGCGACCGCGCAGATGGTCGAGGCGATCATCCGCGACAAGAAGCGGCTGATCCCCTGCGCGGCGTACTGCGACAAGGAGTACGGCGTTGGCGGATTCTACGTCGGCGTGCCCGTGGTGCTGGGCACCGGCGGCGTCGAGAAGATCGTCGAGATCGACCTGAATGACTCGGAGAAGGCGGCGTTCCAGAAGAGCGTCGACGCCGTCAAGGAGTTGGTCGAGACGATGGCGACGTTGGTCTGA